GCGCGATCTACGTGCTCGAGTACGGGACGGGGTGGTACAGCGAGAACACGGACGCGCAGCTCGCGCGGCTCGTCCCGCGCCCGGACGCGGGCGCGCCGGACGACGCCCGCGCGGCGCCCGATGCGCGCGCGTCGCGCGCCGGCGGCGGCGCCCTCGAGCGCTGGATCGCGCTCGCGGGGAGCGCGTCGTTCCACCGCGACGGCGCGCTCGCGTGGCGCTTCGCGGGCGAGGCGGGCGACGCCGCGCGCGCGCGCGTGCGCGTTCGCTATGTCGAGGAGCGCGGCGACGCGCGCGCCGCCGAGGCGCTCGAGGCGCACGGCTGCGCGAGCTGTCACGTCGCGCTCGCCGCGGGCGAGGCCGGCCCGGGCGCGCCGCCCGGCGTCGACGCCCTGCGCGCTCGCTATGCGGCCCCGACCGATGCCGTGCTCGAGGCGCTCGCCGACAAGGTCGAGCGCGGCGGTGCGGGGAGCTTCGGCGAGGTGCCGATGCCGCCGCAGACGGGCATCGACCGCGCGACGCTGCGGCGCATGCTGGCCCACTGGCTCGCGCCGCGCGCGGCGCCGGCGGTGCACGAGGCCGCGGCGAGCGGCTCGCTCGCGCTGCGCGAGCACGCCGCGCACGTCGTCGACACGCGCGTCGGCCCGCTCGTGCGCGGCGGCTACCGCGTGAGCGTCGAGGTCGACGGCACCGAGCGCGCGTCGCGCCTCGTGCGCGCGCTCCGCTTCCCCGCCGACGAGCACGATGCCGCCGCGGGCGTGCAGCTCGCGCCGGCGGGGGGCGGCGTCGACGCGGTGGTCGCGGTGGAGGAGGGCGCGTGGCTGCGCTTCGACGCCGTCGACCTGCGCGGCGTCGCGTCGATCGACGTGCTCGTCGCGGGCGTCGCGTCGGCCTCGGGCGCGCGGGTGGAGCTGCGCGTCGGCGCGCCCGACGGCGCGCCGCTCGGCGCGCCGCGCGACGTCGACCTGCGGCGCGCGCGGACGGCGCGCGTCGCGTTCCCGGTCGACGCGGCGGCGCTCCCGGGCTCGCCCTCGGCCGGGCGAGCACCCGGCGACCTCTACGTCGTCGTGCGGCGCGGGCGCGCGCGCGAGCTCGCCGGAATCCTCGGTATCGAGGTCGTGCCGCGCGCGCGCGCGCGTTGACGCGCGGCGACCCGCTGACCTAGCGTGCGCGCGCTCGCGCGCCGCCGCGCGCGACGAACGCCGGAGGCACGCATCCCGTGGCAGGCAGGCTCGCGACGATGGCCGAGCGCTATCCGCGCCCCGACTGGGTGCGGCGCGTCAACGCGATGGGCGACTCGCTCGGAGGGCCCGTCGAGGGCGCGCGCCGGCTCGTCCCGATCGACCCGGATGCGATGGTGGAGGAAGCGGTGCGCTCGCTCGGCCTCGCCGGCGACGCGCTCGCGGGCGACTTCGGCGACCCGGGCTGGCGCGCGCGCTTCGACGCGCTCGCGCGCGCCGTGCACGGGAGCCGCATGACGGTGGTCGGGCGCCTGATGACGCGCCAGGAGCTCTTCCGCGCACTGCGCACGCGGCTGCTGCAGAACCGCGCGTGGGCGCAGGATGCGGGCATCGCGAGCGAGCGCATCGAGGCGCCGCTCGTCGTCACGGGACCGGCGCGCTCGGGCACGACCATCCTGTTCGAGCTGCTCTGGCTCGACCCGGGCGTGCGCGCGCCTCTCGCGTGGGAGGCGCTGCATCCGCTGCCGATGCCCGAGGGCGACGCCGAGTCCGTGCGCGTGCGCGCGAGCGAGTGCGAGCAGGAGCTGTGGGCCGACGTGCAGCCCGAGTTCGCCGCCGTCCACGAGCTGCGGTCGGACCTTCCCGTCGAGTGCGTGACGCTCACCCAGCCGTGCTTCGCGGGCACGCACTGGCCGATGATCGGCCAGCTCGAGGGCTTCGCACTCGACCCGGTCGAGATGTACGCGTACGAGAAGCGCGCGCTCCAGCTGTTGCAGCGCGGGCGGCCGCCCGCGACGTGGCTGCTCAAGACGCCGGGCCACCTGATGACGATCGATCTCCTGCTCGGCACGTTCCCCGACGCGCGCGTGATCCAGACGCACCGCGACCCCGCGAAGACGATGCCGTCGACGGTCAGCACCACCGCGATGGTGATGTGGATGCGCTCGAACGACATCGATCTCGAGCTGCTCACGGGCGCGGTGCAGGCGGGCTTCTCGGCGGCGCTCAACGCCGTCGCGCAGCGGCGCGCGGAGGGGAGCCTCCCCGCCGCGCAGTTCGGCGACGTGCACTTCCAGGAGCTGCTGAAGGATCCGGTCGACGCGATCCGCCGCGCCTACGACCAGATCGGCCGGCCCTTCGCCGCCGAGCACGGCGAGCGCATCGTCGCCTATCTCGCGGAGAAGCCGAAGGGGAAGTTCGGCGTGCACCGCTACGCGCCCGAGGACTGGGGCTTCACGGCGAAGGGGCTGCGCGACGACCTCGCGCCCTACCTCTCGCACTTCGGCGTCGCGCTCGAGTAGCCGCGCGCCCGCTGCGCGACGGCGCGCGTCGCGCGCCCGCTCACCAGTACGTGCCGACGCGGATGCCGACCGCGTGCGTCGTGCGATCGGCGTCGAGGCCCACGTCGTAGGCCGCGCGCGCCTCGTAGCCGTTCGCCGTGCGCACCGTCCACGCGACGCCCGCGTTCGCGCCGTTGCGCTGCAGCTCGGCGCCGCGCACGAGCAGGCGCGCCGACGTCGTCTGGCCGACGAGGCGCGCGTCGATCGCGCGGTCGCGGTCGGCCACCTCCTGCTGCCACTCGCCGTAGACCTCGGGCAGGAGCCACACGTCGCGCTCGATCTCGAACGCGGCGCGCAGCCGCGTGCCGGCGCCGACGACGACGGAGTCGAGCCGCTCGCGCGCGACGTCGAGTGACGCCGCGCCCGCGCCGCTCTCCCGGAACGCGTCGCGCTCGACGTGCGCCCAGGCGACGGACGCGTAGGGCTCGACGAGCCACGCGTCGGTCGCGACGAGCTTCGCCGCGGCCTCGAGGCGCACGCCCGCGTCGAGCCCGTCGAACGCGGCGCTCGCGCGCCGCACGTCGGCGCCGACGGCGACGGTGCGATCGCTCTCCATCTTCGAGTACGCGACGCGTCCCGAGAGGCCGAGGCGCAGGCGCTCGCCGGCGACGCCCCCGTAGAGCGCGCCCGTGTACGTGTCCGCCGAGGTCGTGCCGGTGCGGTCGTCGAAGTCGACGTCCGCATTCGCGTAGCCGAACGCGGCGCCGAGGCGCGCGCTCGCGAGCGCGGCGCTCGCGCTCGCCGCGAACGGGCGCCACTCGGCGCCGAGCGCGCCGCCCGCGACCCGCGTGTCGAGCGCGCTCGCGCCGCGCCGGCCGTCGACGTCCGAGAACGAGGCGTACGGCTCGATCCACAGGTCGAAGGGCGCGTGTGCGACGGGCGCGTCGAGCAGCAGGCCCTCGCCGCGCGGGCGATCGGCGCCGAACGCGTCGCTCGCGTCGCGCAGCCGCCCGTGCAGCGTGCGCTCGAAGCGGCGCGCGTTCTCGAGCCGCACCGTCGCGAGCTGCGTCAGCGTCTCGCCCGCGAGCGACTCGAGCGCGCGCCGGAAGTTGCGCGTCGTGAGCGTCGAGAAGCCCTGGAAGAGCGAGAGCAGGTCGCCCGTCGCGGTCGGGAGCTCGGCGTCGATTGCCGCGGCGACGCTCGCCTGCGTCGGCGTCGCGGCGACGCTCGCATAGCTCGCGGCGTTGCTGTTCACGACGAGCTGCACGGAGCCTGGGAGCGTCGTCATCGAGACGTCGAGCAGCGGGAAGTCGTCGGTGAACGCGAGCGCGCCCGTGATCGAGCCGGCGGTGAGCACGGTCGCCGTCTGGCTCGTGTACGTGCCGGGCGCGACGACGAGCTCGAGCGTGCCGCCGGTGAGGCTCGCGGCGTTCGCGACGGCGAGGCGGTCGTTCGCGCCCGCGCCCGGCGCGACCTCGATCTCGAGCACCGAGCCGCTCGCGAATGCGACGGCGTCGACCGCGAGCGTGTCGATCGCCGCGCCCGAGGCGGCTCCCGGCGCGATGCGGCCGGCGTTCGCGACGGCGCCCGCGATCGCGCCGCCGCCGCCGAGCGTCGCCGGCGCGGCCACGCCCACGCCGCTCGTCGCGAGGCTCCCGCCGACGTCGAGCCTTCCGGCGAGCACGTTCGTCGCGCCCGTGTACGTGTGCGCGGCCGCGAGCGCGAGCGCGCCCGCGCCGCGCTTCTCGACGTCGCCCGCGCCCGAGACGGCGATCGACGCGATCGCGTCGGTCGGCTGGTCGAAGACGAGCCGCGCGCCCGACTGCACGAGCGTGTCGAGCGGGAGGCTCGCCGCGCGCACGACGAGGGCGCCGGCGTTCACGCGGGCCGTACCGCCCGCGAGCGCGCTCGCGTTGCCCGCGAGCGTGAGCGTCCCCGCGCCGTCCTTCTCGAAGTCGCCCGCGCCCGAGAGGGCGCGCGCGAACGTCGCGGTGGCGGGCTCGTCGATCACGAGCCTTCCGCCGGCGTCGATCTGCACGTCGCCCGCGATCGCGGCCGCCGCGCCGCGCAGCGTCGTCACGTTCCCGACCTGCGCGCGCGCGAACGAGTTCGCCGCGCCGTTCGGTGCGAGCCGCAGGTCGCCGCCGCCCGTCACGAGCAGAAGCCCGCTGCCGCCGATCGAGCCCGTGTAGGTCGGCGTGCCGATCGGGTTCATCTCGAGCGTGGCGCCCGAAGCGACGCTGATGGCGCCGCGGAACGCGCCGGGCAGGCCGGCGAGCGTGCCCGCGTTCACGGTCGTGCCGCCGCTGTACGTGTTGGCGCCGGCGAACACGAGCCGGTTGGTCGAGTTCTTCACGACGGCGCCCGTGCCGCTGATGATGCCGCCGTACGTGCCGTCGGCGGCGTCGGTGAAGAGGAGCTTCGTGTCGGTCGCGAGGTCGACGTTGCCGGGGAGGCTTCCGATCGCCACCTCGAGCTCGCCCGCCGTGACCTTCGTGCCGCCGGTGAACGCGTTGGCGCCGGTGAGCGTGAGGCGCGCGGTGCCGCGCTTGTCGAGCTTGCCCGCCGCGCCGGAGGCGGCGTCGCGGATCACCTGGTCGAACGTCTGCGCGCTGCGGACGTCGAGCACGAGCGTCGCGCCGCTCTCGAGCGCGATGTCGCCGTCCGCGACCTTCACGTCGATCAGCGTGAGCGTCTGGTTCGGGTCGACGCTCGCGACGAGCATGCCGTCGCCCATCAAGGTGAGCCCCGACGACGCGGTCGTGCCGTCGAGCGAGAGCGTCTGCGCGATGTCGGGGAGCGGCGTCAGGAGCTGGATGGCGCTCGTCGTGCCGAAGCCCTGGAAGACGATGCGGTCGCTGCCCGCGGCGGCGTTCGCGTCCGCGACGCCCTGGCGCAGGCTGCCCGCGCCGGCGTCGTCCATCGTCGTGACGGTGAAGTCGGCGGCGCCGGCGCCGGCGGCCGCGAGCGCGACGGCGGCCGCGAGCGCGCCTGCGATCGCGCGCGGGCGCGCCGCGCCGCGACGCGCGCTCCTCACTCGCTGCCCGGCCAGCGCGGCTTGCGCTTCTCGAAGAACGCGCGCGCGGCCTCCTCCGTCTCGCCCGAGCTCCCGGCCATGATCTGGTTGCGGTTCTCGAGCTGGATCGCCGCCTCGAGGTTCGGCACGTCGAGGTTGGCCCACATGACCTGCTTCGTCGCGAACAGGCCGAAGGGCGAGAAGTCGCAGAGCTCGTCGGCGAGCGCGAGCGCGTCGTCGACGACGCGGCCGTCGTCCGACAGACGCGTGACGACGCCCCAGCGCTCGGCCTCCTCGGCCGTGAACGGGCGCGCCGTCATGATCAGGTCGTGCGCGCGCGCGGCGCCCACGAGGCGCGGGAGCGTGTAGCTCACGCCGATGTCGCAGCCCGAGACGCCGACGCGGATGAACTGCACGCAGAGCTTCGCCGAGCGCGCGGCGATGCGGAGGTCGCAGCCGAGTGCGAGGCCGAGCCCGCCGCCGTAGGCCGCGCCGTTGATCGCCGCGATGACGGGCTGCTGGATGCGGCGCAGGTGCGGCACGAGGCTCGCCATGCGGTTCTGCGCGAGGAGGCCGGCGCGCGGGCCCGACACGCCCTCGACGATCGCGCCGGGGTTCGACTGGTCGACGAGGTCGAGGCCCGCGCAGAACGCGCGGCCCGCGCCCGTCAGCACGACGACGCGACAGCGGTTGTCGCGGTCGATCGCGTCGAGTGCGGCGTGCAGCTCCTCGACGAGCTCCCACGAGAGCGCGTTCAGGCGTTCGGGGCGCGCGAGGCGCAGCAGCGCGACCTGCGGCTTCGGGTACTCGAGCTCGAGCGTGTTCACACGGGGCCTCGTGGCGCGCGCGGCGGGCGGCGCGGCGGAGCGCGTGCGGGCTTCCGCTTCGCGCGGCGGACGGGCATCATGGCACAGCCCGCATCCGGGCAGGAGGGACCCCGCGTGCGCCGATCGCCGTCTCCGTTCGTCCGCGCCGTTCGCGCTCCCGGCGCCGCCCTCGCGGCGGCGGTCGCACTCGCGGCGGCCTGCGCGCTCGCGTCGCCCGCGCGCGCGGGCGAGCTGCCGACCGCGCGCCCGAAGTCGGTCGGGCTCTCGGCCGAGCGCCTCGCGCGCCTCGGCACGGCCATGCAGCGCTACATCGACGAAGGGAAGGTGGCGGGCATCGTCACCGCCGTCGCGCGCGACGGGAAGGTCGTGCACCTGCAGACGCAGGGCGCGATGGACTTCGAATCCGGCCGCCCGATGCAGGCCGACGCGATCTTCCGCATCTACTCGATGTCGAAGCCGATCGCCGCGACGGCGCTGATGATGCTGCACGAGCAGGGCGCGTTCGCGCTCTCCGACCCCGTCGCGAAGTTCCTGCCCGAGCTCGGCGCGATGAAGGTGATGACGGGCTTCGACAAGAAGGGGCAGCCCGTCCTCGTCGACGCGAAGAGCCCGATGACGATGCGGCAGATGCTGTCGCACACCGCGGGGCTCGGGTACGGGATCATTCCCGAGGGCCTCGACCGCGGCGAGGACCTCTACCGCGCGGCCGACCTGCGCGCGCGCGGCACGACGCTCGCGGAGTTCGTTCCCAAGCTCGCGAAGCTGCCGCTCCTCTACCCGCCCGGCACCGACTGGCGCTACAGCCTCGCGAACGACGTGCAGGGCCGGCTCGTCGAGGTGCTCTCGGGCGTGCCGTTCGACCGCTTCCTCGCCGAGCGCATCTTCGGCCCGCTCGACATGCGCGACACGGGCTTCTTCGTGCCGGCCGAGAAGCTCGATCGCTTCACGTCGAACTACGTGTTCGGCGAGGGCGGGCGGCAGCTCGTCGACGGGCCGGAGCACACGACCTACGGCGAGGGCGTGACGTTCTTCTCGGGAGGCGGCGGCCTCGTGTCGACGACGCGCGACTACCTGCGCTTCTGCGAGATGCTGCTGCGCGGCGGCGAGCTCGACGGCGCGCGCATCCTCGGGCCGAAGACGATCGAGCTGATGACGATGAACCACATGCCCGACGGCGTCGTGCAGCGCATCGCCGGCGCCTACGAGCTTCCCGGGCGCGGCTACGGGCTCGGCTTCGGCATGATCGTCGACCGCGCGAAGGCCGGGACGACGGCGTCGAACGGCACCTACTGGTGGGGCGGCGCGGCGAACACGGGCTTCTGGATCGACCCGAAGGAGCGCCTCACCGGCGTCGTGATGACGCAGCGCTTCCCGGGCGAGCTGCCGCTCGGCGAGCTGATGCAGACGCTGGTCTTCCAGGCGATCGAGTACTAGGCGCGCGCCGCGCCGCGCGCCCGATGGCGGGCGCGCGCCGCGCGCCGCGAACAGAGGGCCCGATGAGCGACCAGAAGAGCGAAGAGTTCGAGACTCCCGACCGCGCCGCGATCCCCGGCATCACGCGCGCGCACGTGGCCGAGATGGAGGCGTCGAACGACGACGCCGTCTGGGTGCGCGCCGGCATGGCGCACATGCTCGTGCGCACGCTCGGCCGCAAGTCGGGCCGCGAGCACAAGGTGGCGCTGCCCTACTGGCTCGACGCGCAGGGGCGGCCCGTCGTCGTCGGGTCCTACGCCGGCGCGCCGCAGCACCCCGCCTGGTACCTCAACCTCGCCGACCGCAGCGCGAACCCCGAGGTCTTCTGCCGCTTCCAGCACGAGGATTTCTGGGCGCGCGCCGACGTCCTCGACGGCGACGAGTACCGCGCCGTGTGGGACGCGCTCACGACGGACCGCGCCTACTATCGCGACTACCAGAAGCTCACCGAGCGGCGCCTGCCGCTCGTGCGCTTCGCGAAGCTGCGAAGCGCCTAGCGTCGGCCGAACGCGCTCGGCCTCGAGGTACGACGGATGATCGAGCACACCCGCGACGGCGACGTCCACGTCCTGCGCATGACGAACGGCGAGAACCGCATGGGCCCCGAGTTCGTGCGGCGCTTCGGCGCCGTCCTCGACGACGTCGAGGCCAAGAGCGAGGGCGCCTGCGCGCTCGTCGTCACCGGCGAAGGCAAGTTCTTCAGCAACGGCATCGACCTCGCCGCCGCCGCGACGCTCGACGCCGACGGGCTGCGCGCCTTCACGCACGACTTCGAGGCCCTCGGCGTCCGCCTCGCCCTCCTGCCCGTGCCCACCATCGCCGCGCTCAACGGCCACGCCTTCGCCGGCGGCGCCGTCTTCGCGCTCGCCTGCGACGAGCGCGTCATGCGCACCGACCGCGGCTGGCTCTGCCTCAACGAGGTCGACGTCCAGGTGCCGCTCCCCCGCCGCCTCATGAACGTCGTCCGCGCGAAGCTCACGCCCGCCGTCGCCCGCGACGCCCTGCTCGCCGCCCGCCGCTTCACCGGCCCCGAGGCCCTCGCCAACGCCGTCGTCGACGCCTGCGTTCCCGAACCCGACGTCCTCCCCCGCGCCCTCGAACGCGCACGCGCCCTCGCCACCAAGCCCCGCGCGACCTTCGCCGCGATCAAGCGGGAGTGGCTGCGGGGGGTGGGGGACTAGCGAGCGGCTCGGCGCGGGTGCCGTTCGAACGGGCCGGCGTCGGGACGACGGACCAGAGGAGCGCCGTCGCCTACTTCCCCGGCCGGCTCGGCTGCTCGGCGCCCGTTCGGTAGTCGCCGAACTTCTCGTCGCGCTTCTGGAGGGCGGAGGTCAGCTTGCCCTTGCCGGGGCCGACGTCCTTGATGAAGTCCTTGAAGCCCTGCTGGTGCGTCGCGAGGGTGCAGAGCTCGGTGCCCTGGCGGATGCCCTCGCGCAGGCCCATCACGGACATCTGGCGGTGCACGGCGCGCTTGTTGAGCTGCACGATGTCGGGCGGGATCTGCGCGATGCGCTGCGCGATCTCGAGCACGCGCTCTTCGAGCTCCTCGATCGGGTAGGCGCGCGTCGCCCAGCCGCGCTGCGCGGCCTCGATGCCGCTGATCGAATCGCCCGTCAGCATCATCTCCATGCCGCGGCGCATGCCGACGAGCCACGCGTGGAACTGCATGTCGGGGACGCCGAAGCGCACGGCCGGGTATCCCATCTGCGCGTCCTCGGCCATGTAGACGAGGTCGCAGCCGGTTGCGAGTTCGGAGCCGCCGGCCAGGCAGTAGCCGTGCACCTGTGCGATCACGGGCTTCGACATGTCCCAGATGCCCATCCAGCCGTCGGTCACGTGGCGCGGCCACTGGCCTTCGCCGGGCGCGGTGAAGAACGGGTACTCGAGGCCTTCGTTGCCGCCGCCGAGGTCGTAGCCGGCTGAGAAGCTGGGCCCGGCGCCGCGCACGATCATGACGCGCACGTCGGGGTCGAGGTCGCCCTGCTGCAGCGCGTGCAGGAGCTGCCCGCGCAGCGCGTGGTTGAGCGCGTTGCGCTTCTCGGGCCGGTTGAGCGTGACGCGCCGGACGTGGGGCGCCGGCTCGTCGACGAGGATCACGGTGTAGTCGTCGGCGGAGAGCGGGCGGCTCACGCGCAGGGTGCGGTCGTCGTAGGGGTTCGAGTCGGCGCCGCTGCTCATGTCGTCCTCCGATGGCGGGTACGGGCGGAAGGGGCGCATTGGAATGCGCCGCGGCGCGTCGTGTCAAGCGCGGCGCGCGAGCCCGGCGCGCGAGCCCGGCGCGCGGCCGCGCTCTAGCGGGGCGCGCGCGTCAGGTAGCCGTACACGTCGACGGTGACGACGGGCGAGCCGCCCTGCGCGCTGAACACGGAGTTCGTGAAGCCGCATCCCGGGCCGACGACCGCGCCGGAGGTGAGGCTCGCTCGTCCGCCGCCGTAGCCGGCAGTGCCCAGCTGCACGAGGACGTCGACGATGGTGAAGACGGCGGGGCTCCCGCTGGCGGGACAGCTGCGCTGCGGCCGCACGGCGACGAAGCCGGAGGCCGGCCCCGCGAACACGCCCGCCACCACGTCGGTGACGACGAGCGCCATCCGGGGAGGCACCACGAACGGCGTCGACCCGAGGAGCCCCGACGCCTCGACGCGCCGGAACTGGTTCGAGAAGAGCTGGAGGTGGACGAGATCGTCGGTCTTCACGCCGACGTGCGTCGGAGCGGCGAGCCCGGCCGACGCGGCCGCCGTCGACAGCAGGAGCACGAGCGCGACACCCGTTCGGCGAACACGCTTCCGCGCGGACTTCATCGAGACGTCCTCCGCTCCACCGGGGAGCGGTGCGGAGCCTAACCTCGCGCCGCGCGCCGGTGTCAAGCGCGCTCGCGCGGTGCGGGCGCCCGCCGCCCGCGCGCCGCGCTCAGAACGGGATGTCGTCGTCGGAGGGCGGCGGGACGTCGTCGGACGGGCCGGGGCCGAAGCCGCTGCCGAAGTCGGCGCCGGCGCCGGTGCGCTCGATGGTCCAGACGTCGAGGCTGTTGAAGTACTTGATGTCGCCCTTCGGGCTCTTCCACTCGCGGCCGCGCAGGCTGAACTCGACGCGCACCTCGTCGCCGACCGCGAAGCCGTCGAGGTTCTCGCAGCGGTTGCCCGTGAGCTGGAACTGCACGTACTGCGGGTACTGCGGGTTGTCGGCGAGCTCGAGCACGAACTCGCGCTTGCGGAAGCGCTCGGTCACCTGCTGTGCCTCGAAGAGCACGTGGATCTTGCCGGTCGTCTCGAGTCCCATCGTCTCCCTCTCGGTGTCCCCGCGGATCCGCGCTGGGCCCGCTCTCGTGTCTTCGCGTCGGTCGTCGCCGCGCGCTTCAGGCGCGCAGCGCGGCGAGCTTCACCACCTCGGTGCGGATCGGCTCGGGCTTCGTCTCGGGCAGCTGGAAGCGCCAGTCGACCTGCCCCTCGCCGCGGCCGCCCGTGTCGATCCAGTTCGGGTGCGCGGGGCCGGGATCGTCGTGCGCGACGACGATCTCGAAGCTCCCGTCCTCCTCCTTCACCGTCTGGCGCATGTTGAGCGACATGCGCCGCTGCGTGAAGTCGTAGGACTGTAGCCAGCGATTGACGAGGACGGCGCTCGCGAACGCGCACTTCGGGAAGCGCCCGCGCATCACG
This Myxococcota bacterium DNA region includes the following protein-coding sequences:
- a CDS encoding sulfotransferase, translating into MAGRLATMAERYPRPDWVRRVNAMGDSLGGPVEGARRLVPIDPDAMVEEAVRSLGLAGDALAGDFGDPGWRARFDALARAVHGSRMTVVGRLMTRQELFRALRTRLLQNRAWAQDAGIASERIEAPLVVTGPARSGTTILFELLWLDPGVRAPLAWEALHPLPMPEGDAESVRVRASECEQELWADVQPEFAAVHELRSDLPVECVTLTQPCFAGTHWPMIGQLEGFALDPVEMYAYEKRALQLLQRGRPPATWLLKTPGHLMTIDLLLGTFPDARVIQTHRDPAKTMPSTVSTTAMVMWMRSNDIDLELLTGAVQAGFSAALNAVAQRRAEGSLPAAQFGDVHFQELLKDPVDAIRRAYDQIGRPFAAEHGERIVAYLAEKPKGKFGVHRYAPEDWGFTAKGLRDDLAPYLSHFGVALE
- a CDS encoding autotransporter domain-containing protein, whose product is MRSARRGAARPRAIAGALAAAVALAAAGAGAADFTVTTMDDAGAGSLRQGVADANAAAGSDRIVFQGFGTTSAIQLLTPLPDIAQTLSLDGTTASSGLTLMGDGMLVASVDPNQTLTLIDVKVADGDIALESGATLVLDVRSAQTFDQVIRDAASGAAGKLDKRGTARLTLTGANAFTGGTKVTAGELEVAIGSLPGNVDLATDTKLLFTDAADGTYGGIISGTGAVVKNSTNRLVFAGANTYSGGTTVNAGTLAGLPGAFRGAISVASGATLEMNPIGTPTYTGSIGGSGLLLVTGGGDLRLAPNGAANSFARAQVGNVTTLRGAAAAIAGDVQIDAGGRLVIDEPATATFARALSGAGDFEKDGAGTLTLAGNASALAGGTARVNAGALVVRAASLPLDTLVQSGARLVFDQPTDAIASIAVSGAGDVEKRGAGALALAAAHTYTGATNVLAGRLDVGGSLATSGVGVAAPATLGGGGAIAGAVANAGRIAPGAASGAAIDTLAVDAVAFASGSVLEIEVAPGAGANDRLAVANAASLTGGTLELVVAPGTYTSQTATVLTAGSITGALAFTDDFPLLDVSMTTLPGSVQLVVNSNAASYASVAATPTQASVAAAIDAELPTATGDLLSLFQGFSTLTTRNFRRALESLAGETLTQLATVRLENARRFERTLHGRLRDASDAFGADRPRGEGLLLDAPVAHAPFDLWIEPYASFSDVDGRRGASALDTRVAGGALGAEWRPFAASASAALASARLGAAFGYANADVDFDDRTGTTSADTYTGALYGGVAGERLRLGLSGRVAYSKMESDRTVAVGADVRRASAAFDGLDAGVRLEAAAKLVATDAWLVEPYASVAWAHVERDAFRESGAGAASLDVARERLDSVVVGAGTRLRAAFEIERDVWLLPEVYGEWQQEVADRDRAIDARLVGQTTSARLLVRGAELQRNGANAGVAWTVRTANGYEARAAYDVGLDADRTTHAVGIRVGTYW
- a CDS encoding enoyl-CoA hydratase-related protein codes for the protein MNTLELEYPKPQVALLRLARPERLNALSWELVEELHAALDAIDRDNRCRVVVLTGAGRAFCAGLDLVDQSNPGAIVEGVSGPRAGLLAQNRMASLVPHLRRIQQPVIAAINGAAYGGGLGLALGCDLRIAARSAKLCVQFIRVGVSGCDIGVSYTLPRLVGAARAHDLIMTARPFTAEEAERWGVVTRLSDDGRVVDDALALADELCDFSPFGLFATKQVMWANLDVPNLEAAIQLENRNQIMAGSSGETEEAARAFFEKRKPRWPGSE
- a CDS encoding serine hydrolase domain-containing protein → MRRSPSPFVRAVRAPGAALAAAVALAAACALASPARAGELPTARPKSVGLSAERLARLGTAMQRYIDEGKVAGIVTAVARDGKVVHLQTQGAMDFESGRPMQADAIFRIYSMSKPIAATALMMLHEQGAFALSDPVAKFLPELGAMKVMTGFDKKGQPVLVDAKSPMTMRQMLSHTAGLGYGIIPEGLDRGEDLYRAADLRARGTTLAEFVPKLAKLPLLYPPGTDWRYSLANDVQGRLVEVLSGVPFDRFLAERIFGPLDMRDTGFFVPAEKLDRFTSNYVFGEGGRQLVDGPEHTTYGEGVTFFSGGGGLVSTTRDYLRFCEMLLRGGELDGARILGPKTIELMTMNHMPDGVVQRIAGAYELPGRGYGLGFGMIVDRAKAGTTASNGTYWWGGAANTGFWIDPKERLTGVVMTQRFPGELPLGELMQTLVFQAIEY
- a CDS encoding nitroreductase/quinone reductase family protein, translated to MSDQKSEEFETPDRAAIPGITRAHVAEMEASNDDAVWVRAGMAHMLVRTLGRKSGREHKVALPYWLDAQGRPVVVGSYAGAPQHPAWYLNLADRSANPEVFCRFQHEDFWARADVLDGDEYRAVWDALTTDRAYYRDYQKLTERRLPLVRFAKLRSA
- a CDS encoding enoyl-CoA hydratase/isomerase family protein; its protein translation is MIEHTRDGDVHVLRMTNGENRMGPEFVRRFGAVLDDVEAKSEGACALVVTGEGKFFSNGIDLAAAATLDADGLRAFTHDFEALGVRLALLPVPTIAALNGHAFAGGAVFALACDERVMRTDRGWLCLNEVDVQVPLPRRLMNVVRAKLTPAVARDALLAARRFTGPEALANAVVDACVPEPDVLPRALERARALATKPRATFAAIKREWLRGVGD
- a CDS encoding enoyl-CoA hydratase-related protein, which gives rise to MSSGADSNPYDDRTLRVSRPLSADDYTVILVDEPAPHVRRVTLNRPEKRNALNHALRGQLLHALQQGDLDPDVRVMIVRGAGPSFSAGYDLGGGNEGLEYPFFTAPGEGQWPRHVTDGWMGIWDMSKPVIAQVHGYCLAGGSELATGCDLVYMAEDAQMGYPAVRFGVPDMQFHAWLVGMRRGMEMMLTGDSISGIEAAQRGWATRAYPIEELEERVLEIAQRIAQIPPDIVQLNKRAVHRQMSVMGLREGIRQGTELCTLATHQQGFKDFIKDVGPGKGKLTSALQKRDEKFGDYRTGAEQPSRPGK
- a CDS encoding DUF3127 domain-containing protein, encoding MGLETTGKIHVLFEAQQVTERFRKREFVLELADNPQYPQYVQFQLTGNRCENLDGFAVGDEVRVEFSLRGREWKSPKGDIKYFNSLDVWTIERTGAGADFGSGFGPGPSDDVPPPSDDDIPF